Part of the Methanobacterium aggregans genome, TGTTGGATGGTACAGTGCAGCCTACAGACTCATGCTAATAACTCTCTTCATTCCAAACACCGTGAACACTGCTATTTTCCCGGTTATGTCCAGGTTTTATACATCTTCAAGGGATTCTCTCAACCTCATGTATGAGAGGTACTTCAAATACATGATGATAATCGGTATTCCAATGGGCTTTGGAACCACGTTACTTGCAGATAAAATAATCCTGCTGGTATTTGGGCCAGGCTACACCCAATCTGTACTTGCTCTGCAGATACTCATATGGACCATGGTCTTCACATTTGCAGGAGCATCATTTGTACAACTTTTACAGTCCATAAATAAACAGATCGTAATAACCAAGATATCTGCAATATGTGTTATAATCAACATTCTGTTGAACCTGATCTTGATACCCAGGTACAGTTTCATTGGGGCAAGTTTTGCAACACTACTAACTGAAGTGGTACTTGTGGGTTACATCATTTCAACCAGCTACAAGTTAGGTTATGGGCTTCCTAAAAAAACAGTTTTCACAGATTTTCTCAAGGCCCTGGCTGCAACCATGATCATGAGCCTGTTTGTGATTTTCTTTAAAAATTTGAATCTGTTCCTCCTAACCATCACGGCCATAATAGTTTATTTCATCTCCCTTTACATATTGAGGGGAGTTGATGATGTGGATATGGCTTTAATAAAGGAATTAAGATAAAATTTAATGTTAGTAAAGGCCTCAACCAAAAAAAAATTAGCTTCAAAATACAGATTTTATCCCCCAAGGTGAATTTAACATGATTTCAATTGTATGTGTCTACAACAAAATGGATATTCTAGATGAATTTCTTATTAAAAGCTTAAAAAATCAGTCCGTTGAATATGAACTCATATTAATAGACAACACAAAGGGCAGGTTCAGTTCTGCTGCTGAAGCCCTTAATGACGGAGGTAGTAAAGCTAAAGGAGATTACATAATGTTCGTACATCAGGATGTGGACCTGAAATCAGATACATGGCTTGAAGATGCAGAAAAGATCATGAATTCCCTTGATAATCTGGGAATTGCAGGTGTTGCTGGTAGGATCAAAAATAGAAAGGGAACCATAACGAATATGGAAGATGGAACACCTCCAACAAGAATATCAGAGAGCACTGTTAAAGTACCTGTAAAGGTTCAAACATTAGATGAATGTCTTTTTATAATCCCTAAAAATCTATTTGATTCATCTAATTTTGATGAAAAAACTTGTGATGACTGGCATTTATACGCTGTGGATTATTCATTAAATGCAAAAAGAAGTGGGTTTGATGTTTATGTGATTCCAAGTTTTATATATCATAGGTCTCCAGGTTACTCCTATTCAGAAGGTTTTGATAGTACATTGAGCAAAATATTAAAGAAATATGAAAAGGATTATAAAATAATTTCCACATCAATGGGTGACTGGGTTACATTTTACCCCTTAAAACTTCAAAAACTGCCTTTATTAAATAGAATAACTAGGTATCTTTTAAAAAAACTCCAATGAATCTAAAAAAAAGTTTGGATCAGGACTTTTTCACATTCATAACCTCTATTTAACGCATGTAAAGAGAAAGATTCTTATAAATTTTTTATAAGTTTTTTAACTTCAATGGCCCATACATCCCAGTTTAAGCTTTCATCAAAGGTTTTTCTACTGCTTTCAATAAGTTTTGAGTAAATT contains:
- a CDS encoding glycosyltransferase, whose product is MISIVCVYNKMDILDEFLIKSLKNQSVEYELILIDNTKGRFSSAAEALNDGGSKAKGDYIMFVHQDVDLKSDTWLEDAEKIMNSLDNLGIAGVAGRIKNRKGTITNMEDGTPPTRISESTVKVPVKVQTLDECLFIIPKNLFDSSNFDEKTCDDWHLYAVDYSLNAKRSGFDVYVIPSFIYHRSPGYSYSEGFDSTLSKILKKYEKDYKIISTSMGDWVTFYPLKLQKLPLLNRITRYLLKKLQ